From the Mesoplasma syrphidae genome, the window ATGCTGGAGGAAAATTTGGTGGAAGTGGATATAAAACATCTGGAGGACTTCACGGAGTTGGGTCCTCAGTTGTTAATGCTTTATCTAAAAAATTCAAAGTTACTATCCATCGTGATAAACAAATAAATGAAATTGAATTTAAAGATGGAGGAAAGTTAGCAAAACCACTTGTGCAAACTGGAAATACTTATAAAACTGGAACAACAGTTAATTTTTTACCCGATGATTCAATTTTTACTACAACTAAATTTAGTTTTACAACAATTGCTGAACGTTTGAAAGAATCAGCTCTTTTAAATTCTGGATTGCAAATTACTTTAAAAGATGAAACAACTGATAAGCACGTTGAATATAACTATGAAAATGGTTTGCAAGAGTTTGTTCGTGAATTAGGAGAAGACTTTAAAAAAATTACTGATCCTGTGACTGTTAAAGGAGATGTTCGTCGTATTGAAGCTGAAATTTGTTTACAGTATACTGAAGATTACAATGAAACCGTTTTAGGATTCGCAAATAATGTTAAAACAAGTGATGGTGGAACTCACATTACTGGATTTAAAGCAGGTTTGGCACGAGCAATTAACGATTATGCTAAAAATACTAAAATTTTAAAAGAAAAAGAAGCTCGTTTAGATTCAAATGATCTTCGTGAAGGATTAATTGCTATTGTAACTGTTAAAATTCCTGAAGACTTAATTGAATATGAAGGTCAAACTAAAGGAAAATTAGGAACTCCCGATGCTAAAGCAGCAGTTGAGCAAATTACTTACAACTTTTTTAACTTTTGATTAACTGAAAATAAAGTTCCTGCAACTAAAATTGTAGAAAAAGCACTGTTAGCTCGTCGTGCTCGTGAAGAAGCTCGAAAAGCTCGTCAAGCAATTCGTGATACTAAAGGAAAAAAACAAGGGCGTTCAATGCTTGGTAAATTAACTCCTGCTCAAGGCCGTAAAAAGGCTATTAACGAGTTATATCTTGTCGAAGGAGATTCAGCTGGGGGAAGCGCTAAATCTGGAAGAGATCGTACCTTTCAAGCGATTCTACCATTACGTGGAAAAGTTATTAACTCTGAGAAAGCCAAAATTGCTGATCTAATGAAAAATGAAGAAATTAATACGATCATTACAGCTATTGGAGCTGGTATTGGATCTGATTTTGAAATTGCTGATATTAACTACGGAAAAGTTATCATCATGACGGATGCTGATACTGATGGAGCTCATATTCAAACATTATTATTAACATTCTTCTTTAGATATATGAAAGATTTAATTGTTAATAAACATATTTTTATTGCGTTACCACCATTATATAAATTAACTTTTTCAGATCATTCATTTATATACTTATGAGACGAAGACGAATTAGCAGAATATTCACGAAATTCAAAAAAGAAATTTGAAATTCAACGTTATAAAGGATTAGGAGAAATGAATGCTGACCAATTGTGAGAAACAACAATGGATCCTGACAAACGAAAATTAATTTTAGTAACAATTGATGATGCGTTAGCAGCTGAAAAAGCTTTTAGAACTTTAATGGGTGATGATGCTGAAAAACGTAAAGAGTGAATTCAAGATAACGTTAAGTTTACTTTAGAAGATAAAGCAGCGGATATTATCATTGAAGCTGAACCAACTGTGAAAATAGAAGAATAGGAGAGTACCAAATGGCTAAAAAAACAATTGACAACAGTAATGTTGAAAATGAAAAAGGAATAGTCGTTTACCCATTAGAAGATCTAATGGGTGATCGTTTTGGACGTTATGCCAAATATATTATTCAAGAACGTGCTCTTCCTGATGTTCGTGATGGTTTAAAACCTGTTCAA encodes:
- the parE gene encoding DNA topoisomerase IV subunit B; the encoded protein is MANTKNSYDESAIQVLEGLEAVRKRPGMYIGSTDGRGLHHLVWEIVDNSIDEALAGYATEINVVLEKNGSVTVSDNGRGVPIGMHATGKPTPEVIFSVLHAGGKFGGSGYKTSGGLHGVGSSVVNALSKKFKVTIHRDKQINEIEFKDGGKLAKPLVQTGNTYKTGTTVNFLPDDSIFTTTKFSFTTIAERLKESALLNSGLQITLKDETTDKHVEYNYENGLQEFVRELGEDFKKITDPVTVKGDVRRIEAEICLQYTEDYNETVLGFANNVKTSDGGTHITGFKAGLARAINDYAKNTKILKEKEARLDSNDLREGLIAIVTVKIPEDLIEYEGQTKGKLGTPDAKAAVEQITYNFFNFWLTENKVPATKIVEKALLARRAREEARKARQAIRDTKGKKQGRSMLGKLTPAQGRKKAINELYLVEGDSAGGSAKSGRDRTFQAILPLRGKVINSEKAKIADLMKNEEINTIITAIGAGIGSDFEIADINYGKVIIMTDADTDGAHIQTLLLTFFFRYMKDLIVNKHIFIALPPLYKLTFSDHSFIYLWDEDELAEYSRNSKKKFEIQRYKGLGEMNADQLWETTMDPDKRKLILVTIDDALAAEKAFRTLMGDDAEKRKEWIQDNVKFTLEDKAADIIIEAEPTVKIEE